One window of Amaranthus tricolor cultivar Red isolate AtriRed21 chromosome 11, ASM2621246v1, whole genome shotgun sequence genomic DNA carries:
- the LOC130826629 gene encoding uncharacterized protein LOC130826629, translated as MTDHITTKLSLNSNPSSIYYIHPSENSTNPLSSIKFNGNGFTDWKRSVVITLSARNKLGFLNGDYPEPEPNTPEHAAWIICNDLIISWLLYSLDTQIAKSVLYFKTDSEIWIDLEERFGYTSGAQLYDLEQQLYELHQGTQSISEYYTKLKVLWDELNSAFPLPTCTCNKCTCNLTQKIFKSQQDQRLIQFLMKVNEHFTHVRSSILMQQPLPPVSHAYRLLAQEEKHKEIINQSAS; from the coding sequence ATGACTGATCATATCACAACAAAATTATCTCTCAATTCTAATCCATCTAGCATATATTACATTCATCCATCTGAAAATAGCACAAATCCTTTGAGTTCTATCAAGTTTAATGGTAATGGCTTCACTGATTGGAAACGTTCTGTTGTCATTACGCTTTCAGCCAGAAACAAACTCGGTTTCCTTAATGGAGATTATCCTGAACCTGAGCCTAACACACCTGAACATGCTGCTTGGATTATATGTAATGATTTAATAATTTCTTGGCTTCTTTACTCCTTGGATACACAAATAGCCAAATCTGTGCTTTACTTCAAAACTGATTCAGAGATTTGGATTGATCTTGAAGAAAGATTTGGTTATACATCTGGAGCCCAATTATATGATCTTGAACAACAATTATATGAATTACATCAAGGAACACAATCCATTTCTGAGTATTACACTAAACTCAAGGTCCTATGGGATGAATTGAATTCAGCATTTCCTCTACCAACCTGCACTTGTAACAAGTGCACCTGCAACCTCACTCAGAAGATTTTCAAGTCTCAACAAGATCAAAGACTCATCCAATTTCTGATGAAAGTCAATGAACACTTTACTCATGTTAGAAGCAGTATCCTAATGCAACAGCCCCTTCCACCTGTTTCCCATGCTTACAGATTACTTGCACAAGAGGAAAAACACaaagaaatcataaatcaatCTGCATCTTAA
- the LOC130827571 gene encoding zinc finger BED domain-containing protein DAYSLEEPER-like, with protein MLERALIYCPCYENLKRIDKDLPNIPTHDDWSKVKKIVALLKPFDDITKQFSGRNYPTANLYFKSVWRIECLLIQYADCEDEFLKDMAKNMKNKFDKYWENYSVVLSFAAMMDPRYRFQLIKYCFEHLDPQNGSWKANQVKDKLYDLFAEYVRNDTPYDREASSHVVDDDLPGFSSFAVGTSANLSQLDIYLEESRLDHHLELDVLQWWKTNETRHAQVARMARDLLAIPITTVASESAFSLGGRVLTKYRASLQPDTAEALITSRSWLFGYKVKEDPLENGLEVDLPPMCNEETNKDLEDKDEDEDEEDEDEKEDEGEEENQNEDEVFEQFAI; from the exons ATGCTTGAAAGGGCATTGATTTATTGTCCTTGTTATGAAAACCTGAAAAGAATTGACAAAGACCTTCCTAATATTCCTACACATGATGATTGGTCAAAggttaaaaaaattgttgcacttttaaaaccttttgatgatataacaaaACAGTTTTCGGGGAGAAATTATCCAACTGCCAACTTGTACTTTAAAAGTGTGTGGAGAATCGAATGTTTGTTGATACAATATGCTGATTGTGAAGATGAGTTTTTAAAAGATATGGCaaagaatatgaaaaataaatttgataaatattgggAAAATTATAGCGTTGTTCTTTCTTTTGCTGCCATGATGGATCCTCGTTATAGatttcaattgatcaaatattgttttgaacACTTGGATCCTCAAAATGGGTCCTGGAAAGCCAACCAAGTCAAAGACAAACTCTATGATTTATTTGCGGAGTATGTAAGGAATGATACTCCCTATGACCGTGAAGCTAGTAGTCATGTCGTGGATGATGATCTTCct GGATTTTCATCTTTTGCTGTAGGGACTAGTGCAAATTTGTCACAATTAGATATTTATCTTGAGGAGTCTAGGCTTGATCATCATCTTGAACTAGATGTATTGCAATGGTGGAAAACAAATGAAACTCGACATGCACAGGTTGCGCGTATGGCAAGGGATTTATTAGCCATTCCAATTACTACTGTTGCATCCGAGTCAGCTTTTAGCTTAGGAGGTAGAGTGCTTACTAAGTATAGAGCTTCTCTTCAACCGGATACTGCTGAGGCTTTAATTACTAGTCGTAGTTGGCTATTTGGTTATAAAGTAAAAGAAG ATCcacttgaaaatggattagaggTTGATCTTCCACCAATGTGTAATGAAGAAACTAACAAAGATTTAGAAGataaagatgaagatgaagatgaagaagatgaagatgaaaaagaagatgaaggcgaagaagaaaatcaaaatgaagatgaagtgtTTGAACAATTTGCTATTTAA